Sequence from the Meleagris gallopavo isolate NT-WF06-2002-E0010 breed Aviagen turkey brand Nicholas breeding stock chromosome 22, Turkey_5.1, whole genome shotgun sequence genome:
TGCCCTTTATGAGGGTTTTGTTTGCCGGGTGGGGTCTGTTGCTTTCTGCTTCCACTGGAGCCAGTGGGCTGATAGACTTCCTGCAATGCCTGCTGGACTGCTCACCCTCAGGATGTCCTCTTAGGGAACTCACTTGCATGAGGGATGTTTTCTAGctctgctgtttgtaaaatCTCTAGAACTTTAATTACTGCTTCTACTGTAAAATAAAGAACtcttaaaaatgtaattcattCAGATTATTAAAGACCTGGAAGAGGAGATCAGCGAGCTGAAGAGAAGCGTCCAGACACTCCGCCAGAGTGCAAGAGACCCAAGAGAGATGATCTTTGCTGATGTTTTTCTCCACAGACCAAAGTAAGCCAGTGAATTCCCAGAGAAGTAAGGCTGGTCGATGTGCAGGCACATGCTTTTCTCTGTGGCCTTGGGTAGGAAGAGTCTGGTGTTGAGCCTTTGTGCAACTGCCACAGATACCACTGTCAAACCTACATGCAGTCTGGGATATAAACTCACAGCTTACTGTGGTCCTGCTGGGACAGATTGCTGCCAGGTCTCATGGCTTGCCTAATAGCAGCGAGGAAGCAGCCAAAATAACAGCAGTGTGCTGTCAGCTTTGGTCACTTCTCATCTCACTTCTAGGCTTCCTTTTGTCCATCCTGTAAATGGTGATAATTATTAACTGCAGGAACAGAcgggagaagcagcagagcttTTCAAGGCCCTCGTGACTGCATCGATTCTTACTTTattgttcttttctctctgtgtttgGGAAGCAAAACTAGAGGGAGGTGGCCAAGCTCCTGCGGAGGGCAGGACTTACCCATCTCAAGCCACTTTGCTGGTTGTGTGAAATGGCACGAGCAGTCTGTGGGAACAAAGATGGGCAGCCATTTCCCTaatatgtaaaaaagaaaaaaagaNNNNNNNNNNNNNNNNNNNNNNNNNNNNNNNNNNNNNNNNNNNNNNNNNNNNNNNNNNNNNNNNNNNNNNNNNNNNNNNNNNNNNNNNNNNNNNNNNNNNCGCTGCCAATGGGCGACCACCGGAGAAGGGTTGCTGGAGAGAACGGCACCGAGGCGCGCCCCGTTACCCGCaccctggggggaggggggcacTCCCCAGCGACCTCCCAGCACGAGCATCACTGTGCCCATGGTTCACCCCACAGCTTCCAGCACCGGGATCCCTTTTCCCTCCTGGGCATCCCGACCCCCTCCCGTGCTCCCTCCCCGCTCACCCCCGTACCCCATAAACACATGGgatcattcaggttggaaattTTAAGGTCCCCAAGACCAACCACAGCCCACCacacctcagtgccacacctccacCATTCTTGAACACCCCAGAGACGGTGACCTTCCCCGTGCCTGTGCCACGAACTGCCTTTACTTTCTGCCGACGGAAACCCTGCATGCAGTACAGCACCTCGCCACGAAGCAGACGTCGGTCCCCCCTGGGTGCCCTCGGTGCTGCTCCgagcactgcagtgcttcccTCCCGACCCGAGCTCTCCAACCCCACGACCCCTGACGTCGTTCCGCCGTGCTTGCATCCCTCCATCACTTGGACAGGTCCGTCCCCGCGGGGCTGAACGCACAACACCGCAACGCGGCGTTTCGGGGGTCACCAAATCACGAGCACAATCCGTAACCCCGTCCGTACGCTATGCGCACGGACCACATTCGCATCTCCGGGACTCCGTTCCGTAATTTATTTCTCCCTCACGGCCGCAGCCCCGCATCCCTCACTCCCGTCCCGTCGCGGCTCCGCGCCGTTCCCCCNNNNNNNNNNNNNNNNNNNNNNNNNNNNNNNNNNNNNNNNNNNNNNNNNNNNNNNNNNNNNNNNNNNNNNNNNNNNNNNNNNNNNNNNNNNNNNNNNNNNACGGTACGGCCCGGCCGGGCCTATAGCGGGGGGGCAGCGCCTCCTCACTCAGGGGAGTGGGCTGGGGGTGCTCGAGCGCCGCCTTGCGGGCGCTGGGTGGGGTCGCTGGCAGTGCGCCCCCATGCGGCGGGGCGGGGCGTTACGGCGGGGGGACATCGAGGGGTCGTTTGGCTCCGGGATGGGGCACCGCGGGATGCGGCCGTTGGGGACTCGTCGGTGCTGTCCGTGCGGTGGGTgggagggaaagggaagctGCGGTCACCGGGGGTTTGCTGGATGCTTTAACGTTGGCGTTCAGAGGGAGCTGAAGCTCTACCACAAGCTGCTGTAGTGGGTTTTCATCCAAAAAGTGTGCCAAAAAAGATGCTTAGCATTCACCGCTTCACTACGTGGCTCCTGTGTGTCCCAGAGCACTGAAACCCCACGGGGCAGCAGGAGGTGGGCGTCAGGGAGAGTCTGCCCCACCCAGCTCCTCGTCCTCTGCAGTTCCTCATCTCGTGGATCCCGGTTGGGTTCCATGAGCAGTGGGAGCTGCATCCCTTGGAAAAGCCCTCTGAGGAAGGGCGGTGTTGGCAGCCTCACCCTGCGTGGCCCTACAGAGCCTCTGTGAGCAGCGAGATTGGAGCTGCGTGTTGCATGGAGTGGCCCTGAActgcctccctgctgcccacccaAGGCTGTGCTGACCTGCACCATGGGCAGGGTGAAGCAGAGCCCTTCCTCAGCCCCACACTAAGTGCTCCTGTGTGCCGTCTGTGTATTTAACCCATGTGAAACCCACCCTCTGTGCGCATTGCTCTCTTCCCTCGCTGCCCCAGAATCCCTGTGCTCTACAAAGCAGTTCCTTTAATAGCAGCTTACCTGCACAAAGCTAACAGCTAGCAAGTTTGTGTTTGTCGGGAGGTAAGTCAGTACAATGTGATGTATTTAAGTGGTTTAAATGTGACCTTCCTTGGGACAGCTGCTGTCAGTAGTTCAGACCTCTCCCTGGGTTGATGGtaggcaggagctgctgcctggccAGGAATCAGCAGGAACATGAGGCCCAGGTGTTACAGAGTGCACAACACCTGAGCTGGGGCTGAGTCAGTCCTTCCTGGAGTGGAAACAGTTGCAAAATAGCTCCGTGCTGCCATCATGGTCCTGTGTGAAGCTGTGATCTGATGAGGGTGACAAACAGTTCTGTGGCACTTCTGTGTCAGTGGGACAACCAATGCTGAGCCTGTGCTGGTCACAGTGTGGGTGGTCCGTGGTCTGTCCCAGCAGGCCTGTGTTGACATGTCCTGTTatcttgctttgtgcttttcttgCAGACTTTGActctaagaagaaaagaaaagtggCAGAAATTTACCAGGCCCTGAACAGCGACCCTATTGATGTGGCAGCGCTCAGGCGAATGGCCATCAGTGAAGGAGGGCTGCTGACCGATGAGATCCGCTGCAAAGTGTGGCCAAAGCTGCTGAGTGTGAACACAGATGACCTGCCCCCCCTGCCAGGTACAGGGCAGCCCTGACAGGGTTCTGATGAGAATCTTTCTGCTTTAAGTTTTCTCTCTGCATGCTGGAGTGCTTCCCATTGAGCTCACACAGAAAGGGACTCGTGCTGCGTAATGAACACCGTAGGCTGTGCGCCCTGTATCTTGTGTAAATGGCACATCAGGAAACAGAGAGCTTCCTAAAACAACGTTTCTGTTCCTCTCTGGAGGTGTCATTATCTTTAGTGACAGTGCTAGAAACAAGTTTGCTTTAGATGTGGTTCTTGTGGCATTGTGTGGCTGGTTGGCACGTGGACGTCAGTTGGTAGCAAGAAATGTCAGTCAGACTGTTTTTGGTCGCTCTTTGGTGAGGTGGCTGTGCTGAGAAGTGCTGGGATGGGATATGCTGAGGTGTCTGCCAGCTGCAGGTGAGGCAGTTTGTGGGAAGCCTTTGCTCAGAAGGAACGGAGGGGACACGACCTGCGTGATGTGACACCTGCATGGCTTTAAACCTCAGCGGTGTAGGAGCTGGAAGTCCTGCAGCTGTCACAGTCACCGCCCTCGGGGACAGATTCTGTTGTTGCTCCTGAATTTGTGGTCATTCAGAAGTGCATGTATCCCCATGTCAGTCGAGAGCTGGATTATGGAAGGTGATCAGAGCTGCTGGAAGACAGCGTTGCATTTCATGTGACAGCATAGGTAGCATGCCAGCAAAttcttttcacttctgttaGAGCTCTCTTAGCTACCAATgggtgtttgctttttttcctctgaattatttctttcagcCATTCTTCACTGCCTCCACAGCGCGTTGTGCCTTGCTGTTGCTGAGTATGCTGTGAATTTCACAGCTAGATTGTGGAGCTAGGATATTTCCAGGAACTCTGAGAGTGGAGTCAGTTTAAGCATTTTAACATACGTTGTTTAAGTAATAGCCTTGTTTCCTTGCACTGGATCACTCTTTTTGTGCAGCAGTGAAAGTGAGAGGACAGGGCTGGTGTGTGACGTACAAAGAATGGGATGGGGGTGTTGTGTGGCCTCATCCTCCTGGCCAGTTCCATCTCCCAGTGCTCTTCCTGGTACCTTTGCACTACTCCACAGTTACctgcttcctcttttctttcagcaggAAAGGAGCTGCGGGAGGACAACAAGGATTACCAGCAGGTGTTACTGGACGTACGGCGCTCCCTGCGGCGCTTCCCACCAGGTGAGAGGGGCTCACAGCGAGTGCCTGACCAGCACTGCGGGGAGGCTGACCTCTAGAAAGCCTCCTTGTGTCAGCTTACAGCAGCTTCTTTGCACAGTGGAGCTGTTCCGCAGCTGGCGGCTTCCTCCAGCccctgcctgggctgcagctggggcctGATGCTTTTCTGCCAACCTATGCTTCCCTGTCCGTGCTGAGCCCCTCTGTGCTCAGTCCTCTGTTGTTGAATGGTGTCAGCACAGAGATGTCCCATCCTGCACAGCTCTCACCTGTTGTGAACAGAGTGAGATTAGGACTGATGGAATGCTTGACAAATTGACCGTTTGCTTCAGTGTATTTCAGACAGGGGATTGTGCCCGAGGAGTGTGGAAGGCAGATCTGTTAGTGGGTAGAGCAGATTGTTTTACAGCTGTTCCCACGCCAGATTTCTCTCAGTGGTTCACACACCAAACTGAAGAGAAGTAACCTTTAGAAGCAGAAGGTTTCTGCAGTTGTTTAGTTCGGAAGGGTGGCTGGTGCCTTGTTGTGCTATTTATAAAGCAAGTAACCCAGCAGCTATCTAACTCTGCAGAGCAGCCGTTGTTCCTGGCCAGGATCTGCATCccccttctgctgcttttattttgcataaacAGTTGATTCACTCTGATTCTCTTTCGAGTGCCGATGCTGCCTGATTCCTgaaggctctgctgctgcttcgtttgtttgtttttgccctTGAATGGCAACCTCCTCCTGCCTATTTTTAGAAGCATCAGTGAAATAGGGGAAAAGGAGAACTTTGTCATTGCAGGATCTCCTCTGGGACGTTCTGCTTGGCTGTAGGGCATTTTCTCCGTTGACAGGGACTGCCAaaaaacagctgcagctgtgcatggcAGGAACAGTGTTTTTCCCGTGACATCCTGTCCCTAAACACATGTTGTGAGCAGAGGACCAATATAAAGTTGTGGTGATTGAGGCCTCGCAATCTGATGCAGCTGGCACAGTTTCTGTGAAAACTTTGtcctgtttaattttttctagAGCCCTtgggaaattaaaaatgattaaaatgtcctcagcagtgctggatgTGCAGTGCAATTTGCCCCTCACAGCACTGTACAAACACCCATAAGCCCACCCATGTCATCCACGGTGACTTCCTGCAGGTAGGGACTCCGCAGCTCCAAAGGTTAAGCAGGCTCACAGCTGGTTGGCTTCTCCagggccagcaggagcagctttAGAACCTGGGTCTTTCACAGCTTTCTCAGCCCGCTCCCTGTTGTCCCACATCCTTTGTGATGAGGCTGGTTGATAAACatgcaggcagggagcagcgGGTGATGCAGCCCATCACACCAGTGCCTTGTCCCCACAGGGATGCCGGATGACCAGAGagaggggctgcaggaggagctcatTGATATTATCCTCCACGTCCTGAAGCGCAACCCGCAGCTGCACTACTACCAGGGCTACCACGACATCGTGGTCACTTTCCTGCTGGTGGTTGGGGACAGGCTGGCCACAGCTCTGGTGGAGAAGCTCTCGACGCATCATCTCAGGTACTCAGAGACTCAGCCAGGggagaggagctgctgtgaCTGTGGCTGTGGGGGCAGAGGGGCGGCCTGTCCGGAAGCAGAGCCCCATTAGGGCTGGCTGCCCTGTATGTCTgtgccaggaggtgctgctggagatggCACGTGGATTTGCAGGCAGTTGTGCTCTGGGGAAGGGCTGACGGGGCCGTCAGTTAGTTTGTATTATCTCTTGAAGATGAAAAAGCAGCACACACGCATTACTCATGGTTCTGTTGGCCATGTGTCCTGTCAGGGCCTCTCTGGCTGCTAGGGCTCAGCATAGTGCTTCCCACTCAGCCTTTATAGAGCCTTGGGAAGTTCTGTACTGAAACTGTGGTCTGTACAGCCAGTGTCCTAAGCCCCAGGTTAAGTGCCTTTCCTCTTGATGCATTGAAATGAGAGCAAGCCTTCAAGTTGGTGAGTGCTTTGGAGGGATTTTGTCTCCTCTCCCTTGTGACAAGCCGAAAAGGCTTTAGGGCTCATGTGtacagcaaagaaagaagtgTCCATTGACACCACCGTGATTGTCTGGGTCAGGTTTTGTGTGCACACAAGCTTTTTGTGACCCAGATTGGTAGGCAGGGACCTGTTACAAACAAGTAGAATTCCCTGGGACTGAAAACCACCCTTCCAGCAAAGCTGTTTATTGCAAGTACATTTATTTACTTCTTATGTGCCTCACTGGAGGAGAACTCACTGATGTTGTTTCTTGAgaattctttttaaatcttttctcagGGATTTTATGGACCCAACAATGGATAATACCAAGCACATTTTGAATTACCTGATGCCCATCATAGACCAGGTGAACCCTGAGGTGCATGACTTCATGCAGAGGTACGCAGACGTTCCCTGGCTCTGCCCAACCTCTCTCACATTCTTGTACTTGGGACCCTTTGCACCAGCCTGCCCCCAGCACCACGGTGGCTTCTTGTGAGTCAACAGCTGGCCCACAGCTCATGGCAACAGTCCAAAGCCACGTGGCACCCAGCTTACAAGCAGACCCAAACGTGCTGCCTATCCTGGGAGCTTTTAAATGCTGGTATCTTCACCCCTATGGCCTGTGTTGGAAAAGCTGGGGGTTGCATTACTTTGCATTCCACGTCATGCAAAGCTGCCAGTTTGCAGTTCTGGGGTTGCTGTTGCATGTCTGTGGTTTGTTACTAGCTCTGGGGATAATTGCCAGGTTgtgcagcagggatgcagaAGTGTAGTGTGAATACAGTAAAGCAGAAGTGAGGAGGTAAGTCAGAAGGGTCTGTGCAGAGCCcttttctgggcagctgtcTGTTAGCGTTTCACAGCCAGCATGTCTTCGGGTATCAAGCTTGCAAATTCTAGAGCAATGCTAAGTTTCAGGGTCGAATGTGAAAAGCTGGCTGTGCTTCAGCAGTGTCTCCGAGCTGCAGCACCTAACTGTGCTTTCTCTCCGTGCAGTGCGGAAGTGGGAACCATCTTTGCTCTCAGCTGGCTCATCACGTGGTTTGGGCACGTTCTGTCTGACTTCAGGCACGTCGTGCGATTATACGACTTCTTCCTGGCTTGCCATCCACTGATGCccatttattttgctgctgtggTAGGTATTGGCTGGAATGGTGGCAGGGGATGTGCTGAGCCACTGCAAGGTGCCGTGGGGCTGCAGAGAGGGTCTGGCAGTGCTGGTGCTTTGCTGCCCTCTGCGTTTCTCTTCCCATATGGGCTCTGTTTCAGTGCAGTGTATCCCCTGAGGAAGGGCAGATCTTTCAGGcagaagtgaaatgtttttctcttctggccCTGAAGTGTCAAAGAGCAGCTGTCCCTGTTTCCctggctgtgctcagtgctctctctcctctgcagatTGTGCTTTACCGGGAGCAGGAAGTTCTGGACTGCGAGTGCGACATGGCCTCGGTACACCACCTCCTGTCCCAGATCCCACAGGACCTTCCTTATGAGACTCTGATCAGCAGAGCAGGGGACCTTTTTGTTCAGTTTCCTCCATCTGAGCTCgccagggaggcagcacagcagcaggctgagcgGTGAGTGCAGGGCGGCCTCGTGCCCCCAGTGTAGGAGCTATGCCTGGTTCTGTACCTTGCCCTGGCCGGGTCTCATTGCCTGGTGAAGACCTCCCTGCCCAGACAGGAGGCTCTAGGGCACTTCTTGACCCATTTCTTCTCTTGCAGGACCGCGGCTTCCACTTTTAAGGACTTTGAGTTGGCATCAGTGCAGCAGAGACCAGACACTGTGTTGAGACAGCGCTTCAGGGAGAGGCTCCGAGGGGAGGAGCGGACAAAATCCATTTTGACAAAGCCAAGGACCAACCGTTTTGTCAAGCTGGCAGTGATGGGGCTGACggtggcactgggagcagctgcCCTGGCTGTGGTGAAGAGTGCACTGGAGTGGGCACCCAAGTTTGAACTCCAGATTTTCCCCTGAAGCCAAAGGAAATGCTTACTTTGTCGTCACATCCCACGTTGACACAGA
This genomic interval carries:
- the TBC1D20 gene encoding TBC1 domain family member 20; its protein translation is MLSLCWSQCGWSVVCPSRPVLTCPVILLCAFLADFDSKKKRKVAEIYQALNSDPIDVAALRRMAISEGGLLTDEIRCKVWPKLLSVNTDDLPPLPGKELREDNKDYQQVLLDVRRSLRRFPPGMPDDQREGLQEELIDIILHVLKRNPQLHYYQGYHDIVVTFLLVVGDRLATALVEKLSTHHLRDFMDPTMDNTKHILNYLMPIIDQVNPEVHDFMQSAEVGTIFALSWLITWFGHVLSDFRHVVRLYDFFLACHPLMPIYFAAVIVLYREQEVLDCECDMASVHHLLSQIPQDLPYETLISRAGDLFVQFPPSELAREAAQQQAERTAASTFKDFELASVQQRPDTVLRQRFRERLRGEERTKSILTKPRTNRFVKLAVMGLTVALGAAALAVVKSALEWAPKFELQIFP